One Mycobacterium paraseoulense genomic window, GACCTGCTCAACGCGCGGCTGGTGCTCGAGCCGTTGGCGGCGTCGCTGGCCGCCGAACGGATCGACGAAGCGGGCATCGCCCGGCTGCGGGCGGTGCTGCGGGGCGAACAACAGTGGAGACCCGGGCTACCGACGCCGCGCGACGAATTCCACATAGCCCTGGCGGAACAGTCCAAAAACCCTGTCCTGCAACTATTTATCGACGTCCTGATGCGGCTCACCACCCGATACGCCCTGCAGTCGCGGACGGACACGGACACCGAGGCCATCGAGGCGCTCGACCGGATGCACATCGACCACTCCGACATCGTCGCGGCCGTCACTTCCGGCGACGCCGCCCGGGCCAAGACACTCAGCGAAAGACACATCGAGGCCGTGACCGCCTGGCTGCAGCACCATCACCCCGGCACCGCGAGCCGGCGCCGCAAGCCGCGGCGGCTCACCACCGAGGTTCCCCGCGGCAAGCTGGCGGAGATGCTCGCCGCCACGATCGGCGACGAGATCGCGGCCGGCGGCTGGCAGGTCGGTGCTGTCTTCGGCACCGAGGCCGCCCTGCTGGAGCGCTACCGGGTGAGCCGCGCCGTGTTCCGCGAAGCGGTACGGCTGCTCGAATACCACTCGATCGCGCACATGCGCCGCGGGCCCGGCGGCGGGCTCGTCATCGCCCGGCCCCAGGCCCAGGCCAGCATCGACACCATCGCCTTGTATTTGCAGTACCGCGAGCCGAACCGCGAAGACTTGCGTCGCGTCCGCGAGGCGATCGAGATCGACAACGTCGCCAAGGCGGTCAAGCGGCGCGGCGAATCGGAGGTGGCCGCGTTCCTGGCCGCCCACCGGTCCGAGGTCTGCGAAACGTCCGGTGATGTGGGCGACGCCGCGGTGGAGGAGTTCCGGTTCCACGTCGGACTGGCTCGGCTGGCCGGCAACACGTTGCTCGACTTGTTCCTGCGCATCATCGTCGAATTGTTCCGGCGGCACTGGTCGAGCACCGGGCAGGCGGCGCCGACCTGGGCGGACGTCCTCGCCGTCCACCACGCTCACCTGCGAATCGCGGACGCGATCGAGGCGGGCGACGACAGCCTGGCCCGCTATCGCGTGCGGCGTCATCTGGACGCCGCCGCGTCTTGGTGGCTGTGACAAATACTTCAGTCGCAGATGTGATCTGCAGCGCGGTATAGCGAAGGCCCGTCGCGGGTACTGGGGAGGGAGAAGCAAGACGGCCGGTCCAGCAGGGGGTTGGCGTTCGTGACCGAAAGCGAGAGTGCTGGAGTGACCGCGGGCACAGAGATCGGGAAGTTGGGCTTCGTCCACTCCGCACTCATCTACCAATCCCAGCAAGAGTATTTGGATTTCGTGACCCGCTTCGTCAGCGAGGGGCAGGCGATGGATGAGGCGGTGCTGGTCGCGGTGCCGTCCGACAAAGTGGCGTTGCTGCATGACGCGCTGAGCGTGGGCGGCGAGGCGCCGGACGATCTGCGCTTGGTGGACATCACGGAGGTGGCCCGCAACCCGAGCCGGCTGCTGGCGATGGAGGGATGTTTCGTCGACGAACACCCCGACCGGCGCGTGCGGATCGTCAGTCAACTCGCCTGGCCCGGGCGCACCGAAGAGGAACTGGTCGCCTGCGTGGAGCACGAGGCACTGGTCAACGGGGCCATGGACGGCTACCAGGTGACCGGGTTGTGCCTCTACGACGGGAGCCGGCTCGACGACGGCGTGCTGGCGGACGCCCGCGCCACCCACCCCTTGCTGTGGAGCGGCGACGCCCTCCGCCGCAGCGCCGACTACGCGCCGGATGCCGCCTTGCAGCGTTGCAACCGGCCGCTGCCCGGCAATCCGGGGGCCGTCACCTACACGGTGAGGAAGTCGTCGGACCTCAGCCCAGCTCGGTCCTTCGCCGTGAACTACGCGGGCTGGGTTGGCTTGTCCCAGGACGGGATCGAGGACCTGCAACTGGTGGCCACCGAGCTGGCCAGCAACAGCCTGATGTACACCGACGGCGCCTGCCAGTTGGCCTTCTGGCGGGACGACGACTACCTGGTATGCGAGGCGCGCGACACCGGCTGTTTCGAGGATCCGCTGGTGGGCCGAATGGACCCCGGACCGTGCGGTCCCGCCAGCCGGGGGCTATACCTGGTCAACGCCATCTCGGACCTGGTCCGCACCCACACCACTGCCAGCGGTACGACGATTCAGGCGTACCTGCGGTTCGAGCCGTCGGCCGGCCCCACGGGCTGAACGCCAAGCAACCCCCGGGAACCGTCCCCACGCCGCGGTCCCGAGGGGTCGCTCGTCGCTTTCAGCTAGATGCAGAGGCCGCCGACGCTGACCGTACACCCGCTGGTAGCGCCGCCAACGAGCCCGCCGCTCCCGGCCGCCGATGAAGCACATCCTGTCGGTACCACTAACACCGTGATGAGGCCCGCGGCCGCTGCGGCAGCTTTGAGGGTTTTCATGGTGCGTTCCTTCATGATGAGCCTTCTTTCATCATCCTTCGAGGGGGTAATTGCACAGCCGTTGAAGAGCGGTGCTCCCGCCTCATACCCACTGTTCGGCACGAGTAAACCAAAATCATCGACTAATTTCGAGACGGGTTGACGCGTTATCCCGCTCGGCCGAAACTTGCACGTCAGCGGGTTAATCGGCTAACGTCGTGCCTCGTGCGTCTTCTCGATCGAGCAGTAGTAGCCAGCACCCGCAGCGGGGTCTGACCCAGACCGACCCCCCGCTGTGGGTCGGAAAGCTACTGCCGTCGGTCACCACTTCGACCGAAGAAGACCGGCACGATGATTCTTCCCAAGACTCTTCCCGAGACCTTTCCCGAGCGGCTCGACCCGTCCGATAACCCGGACAGCGAGTGCCCGGCCACGGTGTGGTTCGCGCAGAAGTTCGGCGCCCCGCTGCCCCGCGGTCTGCGAGAGCAGGCCGGCGCGATGTCCCGGGCGCGTTTCGTCGCGACCTACGGTCCCGCGGCCGGCCCGATCCGCTTAGGTAACTGGGAGTGCACCGATGACGATCGACGGCTGGGGCCGCAGGCCCGCAACTTTCGCGCCATGATCGCCGTCGGCGAGCGCATCAGCACGTCGACCGCCGCCGCCGGCGGCCCGATCGCGGCGCTCAGCGCCATGCTGCACGATCGCGGGATCCCACTGGAGATCCTGAAGTTTCATCAGCTGCGATCCGGCGGGGAGACCGCCACGTTCGTCCGCGGCGGCAACGGGGCTCGCGAGGAGTGGGCGATGGGCTGGTCGGACGATCCGACGCAGTCGGCGCTGCGCGCGGTGATCGCCTGCGCCAACCGGCTTCTCGCCTGAGGCGCTGGCCTACAGCGGGCGCAGCACGATCGGCATGCCGTCCATCGGTATCGGCATGCCGCCGTAGTCCAGGTGCGGCTGATAGCCCGGCCGGGCCAGCTCCAGCCGGTAGCGGCGCAGCAGCCGATGCACGACGGTCTTGACCTCGAGCTGCCCGAACACCATGCCGATGCACTTGTGCGCGCCGCCGCCGAACGGCGCGAAGGCGTATCGGTGCTTCTTGTGCTCGGAGCGCGGCTCGGCGAAGCGTTCGGGATCGAATTTGTCCGGGTCCGTCCACAATTCGGGCAACCGGTGGTTCATGCCGGGCCAGATGGTGATGTTGGTCCCGGCCGGGATGTAGTGGCCGAGCAGCTCGGTGTCGCGGACCGCCTGGCGCATGTTGAACGGCAGCGGCGTCACCATGCGCAGCGACTCGTTCATGATCAGTTCGAGCGTTTCCAGCTTCTCCAGCGCCTCGATGTCCAGCGGTCCGTCGCCGAGCCGCGCCGACTCCTCCCGCGCGCGCTCCTGCCACTCCGGGTTTGCCGCCATGTTGTAGACCATCGTGGTGGTCGTCGACGTCGACGTGTCGTGGGCGGCCATCATCAAGAAGATCATGTGGTTGACGATGTCTTCGTCGGTGAAGCTGTTGCCGTCGTCGTCCTCGGTGTGGCACAACACCGTCAGCATGTCGTTGCCGGTGGCGTTGCGGCGCTCCTTGACCCGGTCGGCGAAGTAGTCCTCGAGCAGCTTGCGGGCCCGCAGCCCGCGCCACCACTTGAACGGCGGAAGCGGCTGGCGGATGATCGCGCCGCCGGCGCGGGTCGTGATCGTGAACGCCTGGTTGACCTTGGTGACCAGGTCGTGATCGGTGCCCGGCTCGTGTCCCATGAACACCAGGGAGGCGATGTCCAGGGTGAGTTCCTTCATCGCCGGGTGGAACAGGAACCGGGCGTCGTTCGTCGGCCAGTTGGCGACGATGTCGCTCGCGACCCGGTCGATGTGCTCGACGTAACCGGTCAGCCGGGTGCGGGTGAAGGCCTCCTGCATGATGCGCCGGTGGTACATGTGCTCGTCGAAGTCCAGCATCATCAGGCCGCGGTTGAAGAACGGCCCGATCACCGGGTGCCAGCCCTTCTGCGAAAAGTCCTTGTTCTTGTTCGAGAACACGGCCTGGGTGGCGTCCGGTCCCAGCGCGGTGACCGCCGGCATGATCGGCGAGTCGAGGAAGTGCAGGGGGCCGCGGGTGCGATAGAGATGCAGCGCGTAGTCCGGCCCGCCCCGGAACATCTCGATGATGTGGCCGAGGATCGGGAGCCCGGCATCGCCCACCACGGGTTTGAGGCCGCTGCCGGCGGGCGGCTCGGCCAAGACCTTGGTTTCCCAGTCGTGGGCGAGCAGGCGCCTTTCGACCGCACCCATCCCCGGGATCGTGTTCAGCGTCGGGGTGAACCGGCGCCGCGCCTGGTCCAGCAGGTACTGCGGGGTGCTGATCGTGGCGGTCATAGACGCTCCTTTGCGTTCCCTCCGAGGTGACAGCCGTCACTGTCTTATAACCTTCGGAAAAAACTTGACGGCTGTCAAGTTTGCTTTTCGAGCGGCGTGGTGCAAGGTCAGGGAATGAGCAGCCACCCCGCCACGCCCGAGCCTGGCGGGCAACGGCGCGGCGACAAACAGCGCCAGGCGATCCTGCAGGCGGTGCGGGAACTGCTGCAGGAGAAGCCGTTCGCGGAGCTGTCGGTCAGCACCATCAGCCTGCGGGCCGGGGTGGCCCGGTCCGGCTTCTACTTCTACTTCGACTCCAAATACGCCGTACTGGCCCAGCTGATGGCCGAGGCCGCCCAGGAGCTCGAGGAGCTCACGCAGGATTTCGCGCCGCGGCAGCCCGGCGAGTCGCCGGAGCAGTTCGCCAAGCGCATGGTCGGCAGCGCGGCCGCCGTGTACGCGCACAACGACCCCGTGATGAGCGCGTGCAACGAGGCCCGCAACACCGACGTCGAGATCCGCAATCTCATGGACCAACAATTCGAGGTGGTGCTGGGCCAGATCGTCTCCATCGTCGAGGCCGAGATGAAGGCCGGGACGGCCAGCCCGATCAGCGACGACCTGCCGACGCTGATCCGCACTCTCGCCGGCACCACCGCGCTGATGCTGACCGGCGACCCGATCCTGGCCGGCCGCGACAGCGATCGCGACCGCCGCGTGCGCGTGCTCGAGCGACTGTGGCTGCACGCGCTCTGGAGCGGGTGTCCCTAGGCGAGGCGTTACCGCCGGTATCGTCACGGCAATGGGGCAGCAGCAGGGGTACTACGCAGGCAAACGGTGTCTGGTGACCGGGGCGGCCAGCGGCATCGGCCGCGCCACCGCGTTGCGGTTGGCCGCCCAGGGCGCCGAGCTCTTTCTCACCGACCGTGACCGGGACGGCCTCGAGCGGACCGTGGCCGACGCCCGCGCGCTGGGAGCGCGGGTGTCCGAGCATCGGGCCCTCGACATCGCGAGTTATGAGCAGGTGGCGGCGTTCGCCGCCGACATCCATCGCAGCCATCCGAGCATGGACGTGGTGCTCAACGTCGCCGGAGTGTCCGCCTGGGGGACCGTCGACCGGCTGACGCACGAGCAGTGGAGCAAGATGATCGCGATCAACCTGATGGGGCCGATCCACGTCATCGAAACGTTCGTCCCGGCGATGGTGGCCGCCCGCAACGGCGGGCACCTGGTCAACGTGTCGTCGGCGGCCGGGCTGGTCGCGCTCCCGTGGCACGCCGCCTACAGCGCCAGCAAGTACGGCCTGCGCGGCCTGTCCGAGGTGCTGCGCTTCGACCTGGCCCGGCACCGCATCGGGGTGTCGGTCGTGGTGCCGGGCGCGGTGAACACCCCGCTGGTGCAAACCGTCGAGATCGCCGGGGTGGACCGCGAAGACCCGAAGGTGGCCCGGTGGGTGAACCGGTTCAGCGGCCACGCCGTCTCGCCGGAGAAGGCGGCCGAGAAGATCTTGGCCGGGGTGGCCAAGAACCGCTACCTCATCTACACGTCGGCGGATATCAGGGCGCTGTATGCGTTCAAGCGGCTGGCCTGGTGGCCCTACAGCGTGGCGATGCGTCAGGTCAACGTGGTGTTCACCCGGGCGCTGCGGCCCGCCCCGGCACCGCTAGTCTCCCATGGCCAGTTCGAGGCGCACCCCGAGCAGCCGGACCGGGCGGTCGAGCTCGAATAGGTCCAGCACGCGCAGCGCCGCGGCGACGATGGTGTCGCGATCGGTGGTGGGCGCTGCCAGCTTGCGGATTTTGGTGCGGGTGTAGAACGTCGCGGTCCGCACGGTGACCGCGACCCGGGTCACGACGCGGTCCGACGCGAGCACGTCGGCCAGCGCCTGCTCGGCCAATCGCGTGATGGACGAATCCATTTCGGCGCGATCGGTGAGGTCTCGCGGGAAGGTGACGACGTGGCTGCGCGAGCGCGGGATCCACGGCTCGGCGCTGACGCCGGTGTCTCCGCCGCCCTTGGCCAGCAGCAACAGCCACAGCCCGGTGCGCGGGCCGAATGCCGACGTCAGCAGCTCCGCGTCGCTGTGCGCTAGCTCCCTCACCGTCGCGATCCCAAGGGCGGCAAGCTTTTTCGCGGTCTTGGGTCCGACGCCCCACAGCGCATCGACGCGACGGTCCGCCATCAGGGTCAGCCAGTTCGCGTCGGTGAGCGCGAAGACGCCGGCCGGTTTGGCGAAACCGGTCGCGACCTTCGCGCGCTGCTTGTTGTCGCTGATGCCGACCGAACAGGACAGCCCGGTTTCCGACGAGATGACCGCCCGGATCTCGTCGGCCACTTCGGTCGGGTCGGCGCCCGTCACCCCGACATACGCCTCGTCCCAGCCCCACACCTCGACCGGGTGTCCCAGGTCGCGCAGCAACGCCATCACTTCTTCGGAGGCCGCGTCGTAGGCGGCCGCGTCCGACGGCAGAAACGTCGCCTCGGGGCAGCGGCGCGCGGCCGCCCGCAACGGCATGCCGGCGTGCACCCCGAATTCGCGGGCCTCGTAGGAAGCGCAGGTGACGACCTTGCGCGGTTCGGACGGGTCGCCGTTACCGCCGACGATCACCGGCCGCCCGGCCAACTCCGGGCGACGGCGCAACTCCACCGACGCCAGAAACTGATCGAGGTCGACGTGCAGGACCCAGCTCGGTGTCGGCGCGGCCATTCGGGCGTCACCGCCCGCAAAGCTTGCGCGCCAGGCTTTCCCATGCGTCGCCCAGCGTCTGCAGGGTGTGGCCGCCTTCGGCGAGTTGGTGCTCGATGTAGTCCACGTCCAGCAGAGCCAGCAACGCATCGGTCTGCACATCGAGGTCCCCGGTGGATTGGGCCGCCTTCAGCAGGATCCGCACGTGGGTGCGTTGCACCATCGCAGGTGCATTGTGACGGTTCTGCGGATCACGGTTGGCGGCCGACAGCAGTTCGTGGTGTGTGTGGGCGAACCGGATGCGCTCGCGGCCGAACGCGACCAGCCGCTCCGTTGGCGGCGCGCCGGGGCCCAGGGGCGGCGGCCCGAACAGAAACGCTTGCTGGCTGGCCTGCTCGTCTTCGTCGAGCAACACCAGCATCAGCCCGGCCCTGCTGCCGAAGCGGCGGAACAGCGTGCCCTTGCCGACCCCGGCGGCAGCGGCGATGTCGTCCATGGTGATGGCGTCGGCGCCGCGCTCGGCGACCAGGTTTCGGGCAGCCTGGAGCAAGAGCGCGCGGTTGCGTGCCGCGTCGCCCCGCTCTTGGTGAACCACCTGCGGAGCGCACACGGGCAACCCGCCCGGCCGTTCGCTCATGACTGCACTTTAACGCCGCCGGAATAAACCGGACTACAGTCCGGTTGCGCCGTGGGAGGATGTAGTCCAATACCGAAGGGAACGGAACATTGGCAGAGATCAAGATCTTGGCGTTGGTGGGCAGTCTGCGCACGGCGTCGGTCAACCGTCAGATCGCGGAACTGGCGGCAGCTGTCGCGCCCGAGGGTGTCAGCGTAACGATTTTCGAGGGTCTGAACGACGTGCCTTTCTACAACGAAGAGATTGACGAAGCCATGAACCCCGACGCCCCGCGGCTGGCCCCGGTGGCCGCCCTGCGCGCCGCGGCGGCGGACGCCGACGCCGCGCTGGTGGTCACCCCGGAATACAACGGGAGCATCCCGGCCGTCATCAAGAACGCGATCGACTGGGTGTCCCGCCCGTTCGGTGACGGCGCCCTGAAGGGCAAGCCGTTGGCGGTGATCGGGGGAGGCTTTGGTCGCTACGGCGGGGTGTGGGCACACGACGAGACCCGCAAGTCGTTCGGAATCGCCGGCGCCCGGGTGGTCGACTCCATCAAGTTGTCGGTGCCGTTCACAACTTTGGCGGGCAAGGCCCCGGCTGAGCACCCCGAGCTGACGGCGAACGTGCGTGACGTCGTCGGGAAGCTGGTCGCCGAAATCGGCTGATTGGCGGAAGTCGACAAGCCCCTCGGCGGGCAACCAGCACGGTTGCCACGACCGCATAGCAGAAGCCGCCAGCTCTCGCTGGCGGCTTTGCTGGTGGCGGACCCGGCCGCCGGAAGAGGCCGACGGCGGGGGGACTTGTCGGTGGCCGGTGATACAACGATTGGCATGGGCGGCTTCGTCGAGGAATGTGACCTGCGACACGCCGTGTGCGTGTCGTCCGAAGGGCTTACGACCAGCGAATTTCAGAAATGTTATTCCGAACATCTTGTATCTGGTTATCTTGTCGGCCACTAGGTGTAGTGTTTCGAGCACCGGCAGATCCCAGGTTCACCAGCCCGACCGGGGCCTGGTTCACCACCCGAAATCGGCTCGATGGGTCATTCGACCCCGACGGCAGAACGACGGGAATGTGGGGGCTTGACGGGCCGCTGGAACACAGCGAAGACGTAGTACCGAGTAGTTGCCAGTCCGTAACGAGTCCCACCTTCCGCAAAGGAGCGGCTTCTATGAGCATCACCGTGTACACCAAGCCGGCATGTGTGCAGTGCAGCGCCACGTTCAAAGCCCTGGACAAGCAGGGCATCGGCTACGAGAAGGTCGACATCACGCTGGATAACGAGGCGCGCGACTACGTGATGGCGCTGGGGTACCTGCAGGCGCCCGTGGTGGTGGCGGAGAACGAGCACTGGTCGGGGTTCCGGCCGGACCGCATCAAGGCGCTCGCGGAATCGGCGATCAGCGCCTGAGTGGTTAGCGGCGGACGTTAGGTAAGAAGGAGGTTGCGGTGCAGTCGCGCAACCCAAGCTGGATGAGTGGCGACCCGTTTCGCCGGGCTCGGGACACCGCTGCCGCGTCCACGGCAGCGCCACTCGTCTATTTCTCCTCGGTGTCGGAGAACACCCACCGTTTCGTGCAGAAGCTGGGTGTTCCCGCCACGCGGATACCGCTGCATGGCCGTATCGAGGTCGACGAGCCGTACGTGCTGATCGTGCCCACCTACGGCGGCGGCCGGGCCACCCCGGACCTCAATGCCGGTGGCTACGTCCCCAAGCAGGTCATCGCATTCCTGAACAACGAGCACAACCGGTCGCTGATCCGCGGCGTCATCGCCGCGGGCAACAACAACTTCGGTGCCGAATTCGCCTACGCGGGCAACGTGATCTCGCGCAAATGCGGCGTTCCGTACCTTTATCGCTTCGAACTGATGGGAACCCCGGACGACGTGGAAGCCGTCCGAGCGGGCTTGGAAGATTTCTGGAAGGAACAGACGTGCCACCAACCGTCACTGCAGAGCCTGTAACGTCCGGCGCGCACGCGTTGCCCGGTGAGACGGACTACCACGCGCTGAACGCGATGCTGAACCTGTACGACGCTGACGGCAGGATTCAGTTCGACAAGGACGTGCTGGCGGCGCGCCAATACTTTCTGCAGCACGTCAACCAGAACACGGTCTTCTTCCACAACCAGGACGAGAAGCTCGACTACCTGATCCGCGAGAACTACTACGAGCGTGAGGTTCTCGACCAGTACTCGCGCAACTTCGTCAAGGAGCTGCTGGACCGCGCCTACGCCAAGAAGTTCCGGTTCCCGACCTTCCTCGGCGCGTTCAAGTACTACACCTCCTACACGCTGAAGACGTTCGACGGTAAGCGCTACCTGGAGCGCTTCGAGGACCGCGTGGTCATGGTGGCGCTGACCCTCGCCGCCGGCGACACCGGACTGGCCGAGAAGCTCGTCGACGAGATCATCGACGGCCGCTTCCAGCCGGCCACCCCGACGTTCCTGAACTCGGGCAAGAAGCAGCGCGGCGAACCGGTGAGCTGCTTTTTGCTGCGCATCGAGGACAACATGGAGTCGATCGGGCGATCGATCAACTCCGCTCTGCAGCTGTCCAAGCGCGGCGGGGGAGTTGCGTTGCTGCTGACCAACATTCGCGAGCACGGCGCGCCGATCAAGAACATCGAGAACCAGTCCTCGGGCGTCATCCCGATCATGAAGCTGCTGGAGGATTCGTTCTCCTACGCCAACCAGTTGGGCGCGCGCCAGGGCGCCGGCGCGGTGTACCTGCACGCGCATCACCCCGACATCTACCGCTTCCTGGACACCAAGCGTGAGAACGCCGACGAGAAGATCCGGATCAAGACGCTGAGCCTGGGCGTGGTGATTCCCGACATCACCTTCGAGCTGGCCAAGAAGAACGAGGACATGTACCTGTTCTCGCCGTACGACGTCGAGCGGGTCTACGGGGTGCCGTTCGCCGACATCTCGGTGACCGAGAAGTACTACGAGATGGTCGACGACGCGCGCATCCGCAAGACGAAGATCAAGGCACGGGAGTTCTTCCAGACGCTGGCCGAGCTGCAGTTCGAGTCCGGCTACCCCTACATCATGTACGAGGACACGGTGAACCGGGCCAACCCGATCGACGGCAAGATCACACACTCGAACCTGTGCTCGGAGATCCTGCAGGTGTCCACGCCGTCGGAGTTCAACGACGACCTGTCGTATTCCAAGGTGGGCAAGGACATTTCGTGCAACCTCGGCTCGCTGAACATCGCCAAGGCCATGGACTCACCGGACTTCGCCCAGACGATCGAGGTGGCGATCCGCGCGCTGACCGCGGTGAGCGACCAGACCCACATCACGTCGGTGCCCTCGATCGAGCAGGGCAACAACGAATCTCACGCGATCGGCCTCGGGCAGATGAACCTGCACGGCTACCTGGCGCGCGAGCGCATCTTCTATGGCTCCGAGGAAGGCATCGACTTCACCAACATCTACTTCTACTGCGTGCTGTATCACGCGCTGCGGGCGTCGAACCGCATCGCCATCGAACGCGGCAGGGCGTTCGGCGGGTTCGAGCGGTCCAAGTACGCCTCGGGGGAGTTCTTCGACAAGTACATCGACCAGGTATGGGAGCCGCAGACCGACAAGGTGCGTCAGCTCTTCGCCGACGCGGACATTCGGATCCCGACCCAGGACGACTGGAAGCGGCTGAAGGAGTCGGTGCAGGAGTACGGCATCTACAACCAGAACCTGCAGGCCGTCCCGCCGACGGGGTCGATCTCCTACATCAACCACTCCACCAGCTCGATCCACCCGATCGCCAGCAAGGTCGAGATCCGCAAGGAAGGCAAGATCGGCCGCGTCTACTACCCGGCGCCCTACATGACCAACGAAAACCTGGAGTACTTCCAGGACGCCTACGAGATCGGGTACGAAAAGGTCATCGACACCTACGCCGCGGCCACCCAGCACGTGGACCAGGGGCTGAGCCTGACGCTGTTCTTCAAGGACACCGCCACCACCCGCGACGTGAACAAGGCGCAGATCTATGCCTGGCGCAAGGGCATCAAGACGCTCTACTACATCCGGCTGCGGCAGATGGCCCTCGAGGGCACCGAGGTCGAGGGCTGCGTGTCCTGCATGCTGTAGGCGGCTCGACATCTCGCCGAACGTGCGCTGGTGAAGGCCGGCTGCCGCCGCGGCGCCGGTCTGCCCAGGTCAGCGGGTCTACGCGGTATGGTGCTTGATGTGGTGAGAATTCCGCGACCACCGCACCCCGGCGTGAAGCCGCCCGGGGCGAAGGTCGACGCGCGCAGCGAGCGTTGGCGCGAACACCGCAAGAAGGTGCGCGGCGAAATCGTGGACGCGGCCTTCCGCGCCATCGACCGACTGGGTCCCGAGCTCAGCGTGCGGGAGATCGCCGAGGAGGCCGGCACCGCCAAGCCCAAGATCTATCGGCATTTCCACGACAAGGCCGACCTGTTCCGGGCCATCGGGGAACGGCTGCGCGACATGCTGTGGGGGGCCATCTTCCCGTCGATCGACCTGAAGACCGACTCGGCCCGCGAGGTGATCCGTCGCGCCGTCGAGGAGTACGTCAACCTCGTCGACCAGCACCCCAACGTGCTGCGGGTCTTCATCCAGGGCCGCTCGGCGGCGAGCCCCCAGATCCTCAACGAGGGCCGTGGGATCACCCTGGCCGTGGCCGACATGTTCGACAACGAGCTCCGCGAGATGGAGCTGGACCACGCGGCGATCGAACTGGCCGGGCACGCCGCGTTCGGCTCGGCCGCGTCGGCCACCGAGTGGTGGTTGGGCCCCGACCCCGACAGCCCGCGGCGGATGCCGCGCGAGCAATTCGTCGCCCACCTGACGACGATCATGATCGGGGTGATCCTGGGCACGGCTGAGGCGCTGGGCATCGCGTTGGACCCCGATCAGCCGGTGCACAGCGTGGTGCCCAGCAACCCCGCGGCGAGCTGAGGACTTTTGGCACGTTGACATCGCTACGGCGATCGTCAACACTCGTGCCATTCGATACCCTGGGTACTGGGTATTTGCGGGAGCTAACAGGAAGACCGATCTACCGTGACCGAAGCCATGACAGACGTCGAGCCGACTCAGGCGCACGAGCCCGTGCACACCCGAGCCCTCATCATCGGGACCGGCTTCTCCGGTCTCGGA contains:
- the nrdH gene encoding glutaredoxin-like protein NrdH, coding for MSITVYTKPACVQCSATFKALDKQGIGYEKVDITLDNEARDYVMALGYLQAPVVVAENEHWSGFRPDRIKALAESAISA
- the nrdE gene encoding class 1b ribonucleoside-diphosphate reductase subunit alpha, translated to MPPTVTAEPVTSGAHALPGETDYHALNAMLNLYDADGRIQFDKDVLAARQYFLQHVNQNTVFFHNQDEKLDYLIRENYYEREVLDQYSRNFVKELLDRAYAKKFRFPTFLGAFKYYTSYTLKTFDGKRYLERFEDRVVMVALTLAAGDTGLAEKLVDEIIDGRFQPATPTFLNSGKKQRGEPVSCFLLRIEDNMESIGRSINSALQLSKRGGGVALLLTNIREHGAPIKNIENQSSGVIPIMKLLEDSFSYANQLGARQGAGAVYLHAHHPDIYRFLDTKRENADEKIRIKTLSLGVVIPDITFELAKKNEDMYLFSPYDVERVYGVPFADISVTEKYYEMVDDARIRKTKIKAREFFQTLAELQFESGYPYIMYEDTVNRANPIDGKITHSNLCSEILQVSTPSEFNDDLSYSKVGKDISCNLGSLNIAKAMDSPDFAQTIEVAIRALTAVSDQTHITSVPSIEQGNNESHAIGLGQMNLHGYLARERIFYGSEEGIDFTNIYFYCVLYHALRASNRIAIERGRAFGGFERSKYASGEFFDKYIDQVWEPQTDKVRQLFADADIRIPTQDDWKRLKESVQEYGIYNQNLQAVPPTGSISYINHSTSSIHPIASKVEIRKEGKIGRVYYPAPYMTNENLEYFQDAYEIGYEKVIDTYAAATQHVDQGLSLTLFFKDTATTRDVNKAQIYAWRKGIKTLYYIRLRQMALEGTEVEGCVSCML
- a CDS encoding TetR/AcrR family transcriptional regulator — protein: MSERPGGLPVCAPQVVHQERGDAARNRALLLQAARNLVAERGADAITMDDIAAAAGVGKGTLFRRFGSRAGLMLVLLDEDEQASQQAFLFGPPPLGPGAPPTERLVAFGRERIRFAHTHHELLSAANRDPQNRHNAPAMVQRTHVRILLKAAQSTGDLDVQTDALLALLDVDYIEHQLAEGGHTLQTLGDAWESLARKLCGR
- a CDS encoding TetR/AcrR family transcriptional regulator, which codes for MVRIPRPPHPGVKPPGAKVDARSERWREHRKKVRGEIVDAAFRAIDRLGPELSVREIAEEAGTAKPKIYRHFHDKADLFRAIGERLRDMLWGAIFPSIDLKTDSAREVIRRAVEEYVNLVDQHPNVLRVFIQGRSAASPQILNEGRGITLAVADMFDNELREMELDHAAIELAGHAAFGSAASATEWWLGPDPDSPRRMPREQFVAHLTTIMIGVILGTAEALGIALDPDQPVHSVVPSNPAAS
- a CDS encoding NAD(P)H-dependent oxidoreductase, whose amino-acid sequence is MAEIKILALVGSLRTASVNRQIAELAAAVAPEGVSVTIFEGLNDVPFYNEEIDEAMNPDAPRLAPVAALRAAAADADAALVVTPEYNGSIPAVIKNAIDWVSRPFGDGALKGKPLAVIGGGFGRYGGVWAHDETRKSFGIAGARVVDSIKLSVPFTTLAGKAPAEHPELTANVRDVVGKLVAEIG
- the nrdI gene encoding class Ib ribonucleoside-diphosphate reductase assembly flavoprotein NrdI encodes the protein MSGDPFRRARDTAAASTAAPLVYFSSVSENTHRFVQKLGVPATRIPLHGRIEVDEPYVLIVPTYGGGRATPDLNAGGYVPKQVIAFLNNEHNRSLIRGVIAAGNNNFGAEFAYAGNVISRKCGVPYLYRFELMGTPDDVEAVRAGLEDFWKEQTCHQPSLQSL